In Nitrospirota bacterium, the genomic window CGTGGCCGCGTGCTCGAGCCTCCGGTCCACCGACGCCGGATGCACCAAAAGCCCCACCCGCGCCCCGCGCAATCCCCCGGGCCACCCCTTTTCGAGCCTGTCGAGTCCTGTCTGAACGGGCATGAAAGAAATTCTCCTCGTACCGCTGCACTGCCGGAATCACTAATGATAAACGGTATGCCGGACACGATGCAAGGCGGGCGGGTGGGGCTTTTTCGTTACGGGGATCGGAGAGGCGGCTCAGATTCGGTGGGCGTTGAATTCCTCTTGTTTGAGCAGATTCACGCTCCAGACTGCCTGGCCGTGATCGGCCAGCGTTTGAACGCTTTAAAGACGCCCCGGGAGAACCAGATGAGGAAGATGAGAAGGAGACTTGGCAGCAAGCTTTGCGATATTGCCTTTAATAACAGCAAACTCTTTTATTCCCGCCTCCACGTCCTTTGTCTTGTTGACAACTGCAAGGGCCTCATCGATGGAGCGCTGAATATCCGGATAGACAAAAGAGAAGCGGATTTTCTCGCACGTCTTCTCCTTTTCCATCTGTCGCGTAGCTTTTCGCAAGGAGCGATAGAGGCAGACGGCAAAAATCAGTGCGAAAATTTCCATGATTAGTCTCCCTGTTGATTGACTTCACTGCTCATATGGTGGTATAACGTAGTCATGAAACAGATCATCCAGGTACACATACACAAAGGTGAAAAATACTATATTGCCGAATGCATTGATCTGCCGGTCGTTACACAAGGCAAAACACTCGACGAGCTGGTTGCCAATCTGAAAGAAGCATTGGAGCTTCATCTTGAAGGCGAAAACCTCGAAGATTACGATATAGCCCCCCGCCCCTCCATTCTCGCGAATCTGGAGATAGACTCCCCGACCCATGCCTAAACTGAAAGTCCTTTCCGGACAGGATGTTATCGGCATACTTGCGCTCTTCGGTTTTACCATCGTCGGACAGAAAGGCAGCCATGTAAAACTGGTCCGCATTCTTGCAGACGGTTCCAGGCAAATTCTCACTATACCCAATCATCCTGACCTCGATAAAGGGACCCTCAAGGCTATTTACCGCCAAGCGGCCCGGTATGTCTCCGAGAGCGAATTGCGCCCGCATTTTTATAGCGAGTGAAGCTACGCCGATTTATCTCGGTGGATAGCAAAGATAGCCCTGCAGCCAGAGATTGCCTTCCAAGTCCTGACCGACAGCGGGAGGCTCATCGCTTTGCCATGTGTGCCGTGGTGCTCCCGGTTCATCCCCACATGCGTGGGGAACATTTTGCCATCCTCTGCCGGAGCTGGTCGTAGTACGGTTCATCCCCACATGCGTGGGGAACATGACCTCCACGACGACACCGGCGCGCCCATCATCGGTTCATCCCCACATGCGTGGGGAACATGTTCGAGCTGCCTTTTCAGCGGCTCTATCGCGCGGTTCATCCCCACATGCGTGGGGAACATCCGACCAGGAATAACGCTGGTCGGTTTTTCGCCGGTTCATCCCCACATGCGTGGGGAACATGTGAACGCCTTGCACTTGTGGCCGCAGAGGAACGGTTCATCCCCACATGCGTGGGGAACATAAATGCAGAACAGGCAGTTAATTGTTTTAGGTCGGTTCATCCCCACATGCGTGGGGAACATTTCACGATCTCATCCCCCAAGATGGCATTCTTCGGTTCATCCCCACATGCGTGGGGAACATCAGCAGGAGCATCAGGGGATAAGGTCGAAAGCCGGTTCATCCCCACATGCGTGGGGAACATTCGATGCGCGCCTTGTCTCCCTCAAGATTGCTCGGTTCATCCCCACATGCGTGGGGAACATTGCCCTTCTTCAGCTTTTGCCTTTATAAAAACCGGTTCATCCCCACATGCGTGGGGAACATACCTTGGCATCTATGCAAGCCTGCTTTAAAACCGGTTCATCCCCACATGCGTGGGGAACATATTGACTGCCAAATCCCCGAGCTTGAAAAACCCGGTTCATCCCCACATGCGTGGGGAACATTTTCCCGTGGTGGCGTCCATGGTATGAGCAATCGGTTCATCCCCACATGCGTGGGGAACATACCATCTCGCCGCGGGGATCGTAAACGCTTATCGGTTCATCCCCACATGCGTGGGGAACATGCAGCAGAGACCATGTTTTCCCCAAAAGGGCGCGGTTCATCCCCACATGCGTGGGGAACATGGATACACGCTCTCTCAGTTTGCGCGTATCTACGGTTCATCCCCACATGCGTGGGGAACATACCGCAACGAAAGTATCGGCATCATCCACCGGCGGTTCATCCCCACATGCGTGGGGAACATACCACCATCCCACAACCGCATTTACATAGCGCCGGTTCATCCCCACATGCGTGGGGAACATCTCTGGATGCCCGAGAGCATCTCGGCGAGCATCGGTTCATCCCCACATGCGTGGGGAACATCCACGACATTGCTTGTGCTGCTGCTACTACTACGGTTCATCCCCACATGCGTGGGGAACATTTTAAAGTATCAGGGTGAGCTACAAGATAGTTCGGTTCATCCCCACATGCGTGGGGAACATTTGCCTGTTACTATCTTCCTTAACTCTGCTACCGGTTCATCCCCACATGCGTGGGGAACATCTTTGCTATGCCTATGGTAGTTCCTCCTATGCCGGTTCATCCCCACATGCGTGGGGAACATAGCCTATACATCCTGTAGTTCTACCAAAAGACCGGTTCATCCCCACATGCGTGGGGAACATTCAAGGACAACAGACCTGTAAAGCCTATCAAACGGTTCATCCCCACATGCGTGGGGAACATTCGCTGATTACATATCTAAGCTAGACAACTCTCGGTTCATCCCCACATGCGTGGGGAACATGAGTTCATAATCAGACAGTTGAGAATCTGGGACGGTTCATCCCCACATGCGTGGGGAACATTTCTTGCCAGAGCTGACCTTCCCTCCATCTGTCGGTTCATCCCCACATGCGTGGGGAACATTTGAAATAGGGGGAGTATTTCACCAGAAACATCGGTTCATCCCCACATGCGTGGGGAACATGAAAAGCTCAAGATTGATTGGTTTTCCAAAGACGGTTCATCCCCACATGCGTGGGGAACATATCGCCGCAGCAAGATTAGCCGCGGTCGCCCGCGGTTCATCCCCACATGCGTGGGGAACATCCAGCTCCGGCGCCGTCCGTGGATTAGAAGGCCGGTTCATCCCCACATGCGTGGGGAACATCGATTTGCCGCCTGACGGCATTTGTGCCCAAACGGTTCATCCCCACATGCGTGGGGAACATGCCTCGACGAAGAAGGTGAAGGCCAACAGCACCGGTTCATCCCCACATGCGTGGGGAACATGACATACTGTGGTGACTCCTGAAGGAAAGCGTCGGTTCATCCCCACATGCGTGGGGAACATCGCGGCGATCATCGCGAGCCCGATCCCGGTATTGGTTCATCCCCACATGCGTGGGGAACATGGGATAAGCAGGTTATAGAAATTCTGCCCCTTCGGTTCATCCCCACATGCGTGGGGAACATCAGACCAAGTTCTCACGATAAAACGAGTGCTCCGGTTCATCCCCACATGCGTGGGGAACATGGCTGCTTATAAGGCTTCACCGGGTGATTTCATGGTTCATCCCCACATGCGTGGGGAACATACTCGGCAGGCCAGAGAGATTGATGACAACCTCGGTTCATCCCCACATGCGTGGGGAACATGCACTCACAGCAGACCAGACATCCGAAAAAGTCGGTTCATCCCCACATGCGTGGGGAACATTGCGTGGTCGTGTGCTCCTGATAACCCCTGTTCGGTTCATCCCCACATGCGTGGGGAACATTTGTATAAGTTTGGTGTATAAGAGAGAGATAACGGTTCATCCCCACATGCGTGGGGAACATCAGAAGAGATTCTGTCAAAGTGCGATGGATCTCGGTTCATCCCCACATGCGTGGGGAACATGTCCACCAAGATGGAATTCTCGTTCTTCAAACCGGTTCATCCCCACATGCGTGGGGAACATTATACGATGCGGCACTTGCTGCCTTTACACTACGGTTCATCCCCACATGCGTGGGGAACATTGCTTATAATGACTAATACTTTCTTTCAACTCCGGTTCATCCCCACATGCGTGGGGAACATATACGTCTGCTGTCACCCATGTCGATGTCAACCGGTTCATCCCCACATGCGTGGGGAACATTTTGCCATCTCTTCACGAAGAGCCTCTATCACCGGTTCATCCCCACATGCGTGGGGAACATTGCATCCAACTAACCCTCCTTGGGAGTTGTCTCGGTTCATCCCCACATGCGTGGGGAACATGCAAGTCTACGTCCTAGGTCAGCCACATCCTGCGGTTCATCCCCACATGCGTGGGGAACATGAGGTCTGAACAAGATTGCTTTCACATATAGCCGGTTCATCCCCACATGCGTGGGGAACATATTCTAGATGACACCGTAGCATCAAGATTCACCGGTTCATCCCCACATGCGTGGGGAACATATACTGGAGTAACGTATACATCTTCCTTCTCGCGGTTCATCCCCACATGCGTGGGGAACATTTGGCTTCAGACGAGCTCGACACTTTATGGAACGGTTCATCCCCACATGCGTGGGGAACATACTTCTTAAAACCAATTGAAATCACATCACGTTTTCAAAGAGCAAAAAGTTACCGACAGAATCAGGCGATATCGGTCGCATTTCCTTGATCACCTTCGGGCACGAAGGAAACGAGTTTGATGCCGTCCATCTCGACCGGGACCCTGCGGTTCTGCCCCAGGGTCAGGAAATCGAACCCGGACTCCGTATTGGTGCTCCATGCCATCACCGCATTTCCGTCCTCGATGCCTTTCTCGACCGTCTCCCATATCATCTCACGGATGCGGCGCGATACATGGCCCACGTATACGCCGGCCCTCACTTCAAGGAGCCACACCGCCAGTCTGCCCCTGAGCCGGGGAGGCACATTTTCAACCACGATGACCAGCATCGCCGATGCCCTCCTTATTGGGGATTGCTATAGGGACCGCCTCCTCAGGCGCTTTCGGCCGCTCGATGCCGCCCGCAGCCAGGGTCTCCTCGATAGTCGGGATGATCCGATGCAATAATCTCGTCTGCCTGAATGCATCCCGGCACGCCAACCTCACCTCGCGCTCGGGCTGGCGGGGGTTCTTCGCTGCTATCCGGAACGCGACCGGGACCACCGAGTCGAATTTGAAGATATCGGCAATATCATACACGAACGATTGCGGCTTGCCGGTATGGAGGAATCCCACAGCCGGCGCATACCCAGCAGCGAGAATGGCAGCCTCGCAAATGCCGTAGAGGCATGCCGTTGCCGAGGACAGGCACCGGTTGGGCATATCACCGCTTCCCCATTCTTCATAGTCGTAATTGCGCGCTTTCCATGTCACGCCGTACTGTCTGGCAAGGAGCTCGTACATCTTCCGCACCCGTACCCCTTCGATGCCGCGCAACTGCTCTACGCTGCGGCGCTCGGGAGGCTTCTCTTTGAAGCGCATCTCGTACATCTTGCGCACTATCTTCAGGCGGGCCTCATCATCCAGCGCGAGCTTCGCCTGGTATAGGAGCCTGTCCGACCGCGCCCCTCCCGGCTGACCGGAGGCATAAAGCCGCACCCCCGCCTCGCCGATCCATACGAGCAGGCAGCCGACGCGCGACGCGAGCGTAACCGCAGCATGCGACACCCGCGTCCCCGGCTCAAGCATAAGGCACGCCACCCCGCCAACGGGAATATGCGTCCGCACTCCGTCCTTATCCACGACGACAAACGCGCCGTCGAGCACATCGAGATTTCCCTTTTCCAGAAAGACCACGGAAACGCGGTCCTTGATGGGAATTGGCTTGAGGGGAGGAAGGATGGGTTCAGTCATTTTAGCGCCCCCGTTTTCTTAGAACTGTTGCTCTTTTTGCATCGGTTGAAATAGTCATCTCAACAAGCTGCCTTTCGCGCAGCAATTCGCGCTGCAGTTCCCCGCGCATTACGATTTTCGACACGCATGAGCGTCCGGTAGTGGGACCAGCTCAGGTCCGGATGAAACCCCTTTGGAGATCGGCTACCCAATGGAGAGCCCTTTCCCGTGCATATTAATTCTCCACCCAATGGGTGGACTTTTTGTTTTTTCTCCAATTCCCCACCTGCCTGGTGGAGAATCTCAGGGCTTCTATCGTAGAATGACAAATAAAACTGTTTAAAATACCAGAGGTTTGTAGTAGAAAAGCCCTTGCCATACCGCTCTATCAGTCGGATGGATAATTCCTCGATCAAGCGCTTGCCGTATTCGGCGCGTTTCTCACCCCCCTGAAGCTCCTGTACAATCTCGCGGCCGATCAGCCAGTAGGCGATAACAGTCTGGCTGTTGACAGCACGGAGCACGTTAGTGCGTGCTCGTTCCAGAATAGATGCGATCCGGTCGAACAAACCGTCTACGCCGGATTTTGCAGCCGTCATCTTCTCCTTACCAGAAACAAGCCCTCTTTTTTTCTTCATGACATACCCCTGTCCTAAACATTTATATCCGCCGCACCAACATGAGGCCGCAGCCGAAGGCTTTGGCGGGACCGATGTCATCCTGTAATCATGAGGCTCTGGCAAGTGATAAAAGGCCACAGCCGAACGCCTTAGCAGGACCGATGCCCCGCCGAATTAGGCTCACCAAGGCATCAGGGTCTTTCACAGTGAGTACTCCTTGGAACACCACCGGCTGTATCTTACCGGTGATATCAGCCCTATTCTTACGGAAATAAAGGGGCGCTTTCCCATCCATTTCCAGAAACTCCAGTGAGGCGCATATCGTTAGTTTTCTCTCTATCCATGCGCGTTGCTCATCAATGTTCACCAGTGGAACGCGGCATTTCTTCATTTCTCCCTTGGCATTCTTACGTCCTCCTTCATCATCGATAGTCTTTACCGGATTGGCGACTAATAAGAAGCGCAATCGCTGACCCTCGTGCAAGAGCAAGGGATAATCCTTTATGGCCGTCACCCGAGCCTCCTTGCTTCCAAGGGACGGACAACGTAGAGACTGCATGAGGACTTCAGCTTGTTTACCGTCCGATTTCTCCACGCGGAAGAGAAAATCACGCTTCGCCGCGCCATCTACCGGAAACACCCCCCATAGTACCCGGTGGAGCTCGTAGGGATTACGACAGCCAACACCGGTGACGCGCACTTTACTCAGATACATAGCTACCTCCGCTGACATACCAATCCCGTTCGGCGAACAGGCGGGATTGATAGTAAAGCGGAACATCGCGCATATTGGATTTCCGCATTGATTCGTCTCCCTCCTCACTATAAATCGTTCCCGCGTGGGGAGCTATCATGCTCAAAGCAGCCTGCGGTGTTGCGGCTTCCACTCTTTGCTCAAAGAGAGGCCGACTCAACGGACAACTGCGACGGCCGAGATAGGGTGTAAAAGAGGGTTTCCTCACTGCTGCTTCGATATCGTTGAGAGTAAAAGAGGCGGTGGGTAGCATCCAGAAAGCCGCAGTGAACTGAGCATCGTAAAGGTATTCCCGCCACGTCTGAATTGTTTCATGGCTTTTCAGACCCGCATATTGGGCCCGGGCATCTTTCACCGTATGATAGTCGGTGACCTTCACGATAGGTCGGTTTTCAATATCATCCTGCCGGACCGCAATACGAATTCCATCGGCCAGCTGCTGTAGTCGTGTCGATTCATGTCTTCTGATTCCGAGGCATGCCCCCAAGAGTCCCAACAACCCGCTGCGTGTCGGGAAATTCGCAGAGGGCCGAATGCCTTCGAAGGTATGTCCTCCCCATGCCTGCATGGGGCCATGCAGCTTAAGGATCAGGAATTCACGCATGGCTACTCCTTTCCGTCGCTTCGCACCCACGTTTTAAGTGATTCCAAGCTCTCTAACGTCCTGATCCCTTCAGGCGTATCAGAAGGCTTCAGCGCAAATTCAGCGCAGCGCTCCTCAAGCCCATATCCTTTGTGAACCCTCTCCCAGTACCTATGCAACTCATCAATAGACGGCGAAAGGAAACCGCCTCCCGGAGCGGATTTTACCGGCGCTTCAAAAGCATTCGCCAACGATACGGGAATATCCGAGAAAGAGACCATTGAGAGATCAGCCATGTTATGAGCCGCAAAGCTCTGCTGCTTGGCCGAAGGAGTCACTGTTGCCATCATATGCAGTACATGGGCCGCAATTTCAAGAGTTTTTTCACGCGGGGCGTTACCGAGATTTTCCTGCAACTGGGCAATATTGAGGCTGGCATATCTGTAAAAGACGCCGCTGGAGAACTCCTGTGTATCCAAGTGGCCTGACCCCATCTCCTGCAAGTCGTCCACAGCGGTAAACCAATCGATGTCGGCATCGACAACATGGGTGGTTATCGCATGGGCAACAGCCAGCGCGCCGTCTACCTTGCCCAGTTCGCTCATAAGGCCCGAGGTTGCCATACGTCCCGATAGAGCAATATCGACGCCGTTCGCCAAAGACTTCCGCATCGCCTCGACCTCCGGCTTAAGCTGTTTAGCGAGCTTCTTCGCGTCAAGCCCTTGCTCACCGGCTTTCCTCACTTGCTCACAGAACCACGCTACCTCTTCGACGGCCCACGGGGCTACCGCGTCCCCTTCGACAGCGGCTTCGGTATTGAGATCCTTGTCGGACAGGAGCTTCAGAGTGTTTATGATAAGCTCGATGTCGTACCGGTCCGCTAGACATTTAACCAGCTTCTCCTTCAGCTCACTAAGCTTCTTGGTGCGAATACTAGCATCCCCAAGATGTTCACGGTAATAGGAGCTTTTCCGTATTGACCGCTTGAGACTCTGACTTGAAATCCTGACCCTTCGCTTTCCGCCGAAAACGGCTGACTTCTGCATATTCATATCGTCGCGGTTCAGGCACGAGGGACTGTGGGAAATCAGAACATGGAAATTTACGAAATTCTTACTCATGGATTCGCCTCCTGTTGTTTTGTCTATTTCTGGTCGACTGTCTGTGCCAGATAAAAATCTTCAAGCAAGTCGCGCTTCGCACGTTCATTCCAGTACCAGAGCTGCTTCGCGGCCATGGACCAGTTACATTTGACGGTTGGTTTCAGCATTTTCAGCACACGGCGCAGTTGGATCATATCGTTGGGCGCTTCGGAACGTACTACCTGGAAAAGCCTCTTCTCACTCAAACCCTTTGAATATCTCGCTAGAGCAGATCCGAGTCCTATCGGCTCATCCGTATGCTCTATACAGGGAATACAGAAGATAAGCCGTTGAAAAGCTCTTTTATCTCCCTCATTCGTCGTCCGTCCGCTAAACAATCGGTAGAATGCGGGCAGAGCGAGAAGCTCATCAGGTGTTGCCGCCCGCTTCAACTCAGCTCTCGACCCATTAGACAACTGCTTCCAATCATTATAAAGCGATATAAAATCAGGCAATTGGCGTTTTTCCATCATTTCCTCCTTTATCTTGCTGCGGTTCCAGATTTCGCATGTGTTTATAGAGAGTCCGCTTAGCGAAAGCCATTGTTTTTATCAGCTCAGGGTCTTGCCGATACGGTTTGACCTGTTCAAGGAACAGATCAGTCGTGATCTGCTTCAACGTCGCTTGCATGGTCTCCAAATCCGGCCCGGGATTGGAAAAGTTCATGCCGTCAAGTGTCCTTTGTATTAGGGGTTCGGTCCTGCGGTAATAACGGGCTTTAGCGCCATTGTAAATAGTGATGCCGGCCCCCTTGAACCTCTTACTTTTGTCCCCTTTCGCCTCCTTCATCCCGACAGCAAAAAGCCAGAGGGATTTGTATAGGGCATCTCTGTAACCGATCCCCAGTTTCACCATTTCATTGACTGCATCGATATGGGAGTCCCATCCGTGGTTAAGGGTAAAGACCTCATGGCGGCGTTCAAGAATGGAAGCCTGATTATTCCTATACCCGCCTACCAGCAGATGAAGCTTTTCGGCATTCTCACCATATAGCTGTCTGACCTGGAGCACAACGGCTGAAGGTTGCTGACCCTCTTCGTTCACATCATTAAGTTCCCGACGGACGACAAAGCGACCCAACTGAGTCCAGGAGGGGGCATCCGTAGTGAAGGCGACGAACTTTTCATCGATCGTCCCTTTCTTGTCGGTCATGATCCGGGGGGAATGGGGGTGCGGCCACGTTCCCATAACCGTAAAGCTGAATTTTGCTTTCTTGAAATCAGTATATATCTCTGCTGCTTGAGCACCGCAGCATGAACAGACGGAAGGTCCACGGGGAGGCATAAGCTCTATATGGGCGGGTTGCCAAAGAAGCCCCCGCGCCATGCCGATCTGCGAGGCCGTTATCGTGTCACCAGCCTTGATGGGATCGCACCATGTGGGTTTCTGGTCTTTCGTTTTGCCGTACCATGTCATCTGATTCCCGAGGAAGTCTTCATTGAGGACGTTGAGCCACACAGTTTGGCGCAAATGAGGCCCTTGCACAAGGGTAGTTACTGGGGCACTGCCGCGCAAGCCGGCTTTAAACCCCCCTCCAAAGCTTGGAGCGCATGAAGCTTGGTTAAAAAGAGCGATGGCCGTGCACCCACCGCAGAGGCGATCTCCCTGTCCGGGCTGATTAACGAAGCAACTGTTCGTTGCTCCCGTCAAACCCACCAGGAGCTTGTCCATCTGTGTTGTTTCACCGGCAGCGACTCCGCGCACCTGCATGAAGGGATGTGTCGGATGGTCAAGCCTGAACCAGTCTGAATATAATTCGACAGCGCCGTCGTATTCGTCATCCGTCAAAGGCTTCGCAATTCGCCGCTTCAGAGCCACTGTATTATTCGGCGTCAAAAGCACCTGGACCAGACAGATAAGGAGTTGAAGAGCTGCAAGCTCCATATCGTCCCTTGGGAGACAGAGTTTCCACTCATCTGTGTTGCAGAGAAGCGTTCTCAGAGAGATCTTTTCCGAGCCGCCGGGATGAGGCGGCCGGACCGGTATCCATTGATCAACCAGCAAGTTCATTTTT contains:
- a CDS encoding type II toxin-antitoxin system HicA family toxin, which translates into the protein MPKLKVLSGQDVIGILALFGFTIVGQKGSHVKLVRILADGSRQILTIPNHPDLDKGTLKAIYRQAARYVSESELRPHFYSE
- a CDS encoding type II toxin-antitoxin system HicB family antitoxin, which translates into the protein MKQIIQVHIHKGEKYYIAECIDLPVVTQGKTLDELVANLKEALELHLEGENLEDYDIAPRPSILANLEIDSPTHA
- a CDS encoding DUF1016 N-terminal domain-containing protein; this encodes MKKKRGLVSGKEKMTAAKSGVDGLFDRIASILERARTNVLRAVNSQTVIAYWLIGREIVQELQGGEKRAEYGKRLIEELSIRLIERYGKGFSTTNLWYFKQFYLSFYDRSPEILHQAGGELEKKQKVHPLGGELICTGKGSPLGSRSPKGFHPDLSWSHYRTLMRVENRNARGTAARIAARKAAC
- the casB gene encoding type I-E CRISPR-associated protein Cse2/CasB; this translates as MMEKRQLPDFISLYNDWKQLSNGSRAELKRAATPDELLALPAFYRLFSGRTTNEGDKRAFQRLIFCIPCIEHTDEPIGLGSALARYSKGLSEKRLFQVVRSEAPNDMIQLRRVLKMLKPTVKCNWSMAAKQLWYWNERAKRDLLEDFYLAQTVDQK
- the casA gene encoding type I-E CRISPR-associated protein Cse1/CasA — translated: MNLLVDQWIPVRPPHPGGSEKISLRTLLCNTDEWKLCLPRDDMELAALQLLICLVQVLLTPNNTVALKRRIAKPLTDDEYDGAVELYSDWFRLDHPTHPFMQVRGVAAGETTQMDKLLVGLTGATNSCFVNQPGQGDRLCGGCTAIALFNQASCAPSFGGGFKAGLRGSAPVTTLVQGPHLRQTVWLNVLNEDFLGNQMTWYGKTKDQKPTWCDPIKAGDTITASQIGMARGLLWQPAHIELMPPRGPSVCSCCGAQAAEIYTDFKKAKFSFTVMGTWPHPHSPRIMTDKKGTIDEKFVAFTTDAPSWTQLGRFVVRRELNDVNEEGQQPSAVVLQVRQLYGENAEKLHLLVGGYRNNQASILERRHEVFTLNHGWDSHIDAVNEMVKLGIGYRDALYKSLWLFAVGMKEAKGDKSKRFKGAGITIYNGAKARYYRRTEPLIQRTLDGMNFSNPGPDLETMQATLKQITTDLFLEQVKPYRQDPELIKTMAFAKRTLYKHMRNLEPQQDKGGNDGKTPIA
- the cas2e gene encoding type I-E CRISPR-associated endoribonuclease Cas2e, whose amino-acid sequence is MLVIVVENVPPRLRGRLAVWLLEVRAGVYVGHVSRRIREMIWETVEKGIEDGNAVMAWSTNTESGFDFLTLGQNRRVPVEMDGIKLVSFVPEGDQGNATDIA
- the cas5e gene encoding type I-E CRISPR-associated protein Cas5/CasD, which produces MREFLILKLHGPMQAWGGHTFEGIRPSANFPTRSGLLGLLGACLGIRRHESTRLQQLADGIRIAVRQDDIENRPIVKVTDYHTVKDARAQYAGLKSHETIQTWREYLYDAQFTAAFWMLPTASFTLNDIEAAVRKPSFTPYLGRRSCPLSRPLFEQRVEAATPQAALSMIAPHAGTIYSEEGDESMRKSNMRDVPLYYQSRLFAERDWYVSGGSYVSE
- the cas6e gene encoding type I-E CRISPR-associated protein Cas6/Cse3/CasE, which translates into the protein MYLSKVRVTGVGCRNPYELHRVLWGVFPVDGAAKRDFLFRVEKSDGKQAEVLMQSLRCPSLGSKEARVTAIKDYPLLLHEGQRLRFLLVANPVKTIDDEGGRKNAKGEMKKCRVPLVNIDEQRAWIERKLTICASLEFLEMDGKAPLYFRKNRADITGKIQPVVFQGVLTVKDPDALVSLIRRGIGPAKAFGCGLLSLARAS
- the cas7e gene encoding type I-E CRISPR-associated protein Cas7/Cse4/CasC, which codes for MSKNFVNFHVLISHSPSCLNRDDMNMQKSAVFGGKRRVRISSQSLKRSIRKSSYYREHLGDASIRTKKLSELKEKLVKCLADRYDIELIINTLKLLSDKDLNTEAAVEGDAVAPWAVEEVAWFCEQVRKAGEQGLDAKKLAKQLKPEVEAMRKSLANGVDIALSGRMATSGLMSELGKVDGALAVAHAITTHVVDADIDWFTAVDDLQEMGSGHLDTQEFSSGVFYRYASLNIAQLQENLGNAPREKTLEIAAHVLHMMATVTPSAKQQSFAAHNMADLSMVSFSDIPVSLANAFEAPVKSAPGGGFLSPSIDELHRYWERVHKGYGLEERCAEFALKPSDTPEGIRTLESLESLKTWVRSDGKE
- the cas1e gene encoding type I-E CRISPR-associated endonuclease Cas1e, with the translated sequence MTEPILPPLKPIPIKDRVSVVFLEKGNLDVLDGAFVVVDKDGVRTHIPVGGVACLMLEPGTRVSHAAVTLASRVGCLLVWIGEAGVRLYASGQPGGARSDRLLYQAKLALDDEARLKIVRKMYEMRFKEKPPERRSVEQLRGIEGVRVRKMYELLARQYGVTWKARNYDYEEWGSGDMPNRCLSSATACLYGICEAAILAAGYAPAVGFLHTGKPQSFVYDIADIFKFDSVVPVAFRIAAKNPRQPEREVRLACRDAFRQTRLLHRIIPTIEETLAAGGIERPKAPEEAVPIAIPNKEGIGDAGHRG